In Onychostoma macrolepis isolate SWU-2019 chromosome 12, ASM1243209v1, whole genome shotgun sequence, a single window of DNA contains:
- the LOC131550749 gene encoding proline-, glutamic acid- and leucine-rich protein 1-like gives MSSSVDSGVEAHGGSSIATMEIISRTDTDSASSGEDGPPNVPPSPPPLLPPVAPPSPPPPPPLPSPEHHPAPREEHEEDYFADDEEEEEEEEQERE, from the exons ATGAGCAGCAGTGTGGACAGTGGTGTGGAGGCCCATGGTGGCAGCAGTATT GCCACTATGGAGATAATAAGCCGTACA GATACAGACTCAGCCTCATCAGGAGAGGATGGACCTCCAAATGttcctccttctcctcctcctctgctTCCCCCAGTAGCTCCACCTTCACCTCCACCACCACCGCCGCTGCCCTCCCCGGAACATCATCCTGCTCCACGGGAAGAGCATGAAGAAGAT TATTTCGCAGAtgacgaggaggaggaggaggaggaggagcaaGAACGggagtga